In Myxococcaceae bacterium JPH2, the DNA window TCGCCCAGCACCCTGAAACGCCTCTTCCGGCTTATCCATACATTAAAGGGGACGGCGAACTCGCTTGGGTTCGTGCAGCTCAGCGAGTTCGCCCACGTCGTGGAAAGCCTCATGGACCGGCTGCGCCAGCGCACGCTGGTCGTCACGCCGGAGCGGGTGAGCCTGCTGCTGCGGGCCGTGGACTCCCTGCGCGCCCTGATGCCCTCGACCACCGGCGAGTCCGGGGACGTGCCGCCCAGCGTGAACGCGGTGCTGGACCTGCTGGCCACGGACATCGCCTCGGCGGCCGAGCCCGCCGCGGAGGCCGAGGCCCTGGGCGACGACGAGAGCCCGTCCCCCATGGAGCCTGCCCGCGAGTCGACCGGGGAGCTGGCCGCGCACACGCTGCGCGTGGACGTGCGCCGGTTGGACAGACTGCTGGACCTGGCGGGCGAGCTGACCATCGCCCGCGAGCGCTTGGGGCGGCTCCTGCACAAGCTGGAGGGCGCCGAGGCGGCCTCCCTGCGCGAGGCGAGCTGGGAGGTGGACCTCGTCTCGCAGGAGCTGCAGGAGCAGGTGATGCAGCTTCGGATGGTGCCGCTGGCCCCCACGCTGCGGCCCTATGCGCGCACGGTGCGCGACGTCGCGGCCAGCCTGGGCAAGCGCGCGCGGCTGGACGTGCAGGCCGGCGACGTGGAGCTGGACACCCGGCTGGTGGAGCAGCTTCGCGCGCCCCTGACGCACCTCATCCGCAACGCGCTGGACCACGGCATCGAGCGTCCGGAGGAGCGGCTGGCGCGGGGCAAGGAGCCCTGCGGCCAGCTCGTCCTGCGCGCCCTGCATGACGCGGGCGCCACCGTCCTGGAGCTGTCGGACGATGGCGCCGGCCTGGACCGCGCGGCCATCGAGCAGCGCGCGCGGGAACAGCGGCTGGCCTCGCGGCCCGAGCAGCTCGACGACGCGGCGCTGTCTTCGCTCATCTTCGAGCCTGGCTTCACCACCACCCAGGCCGTGACGGAGTACTCGGGCCGAGGCGTGGGCCTGGATGTGGTGCGCCGGACGGTGGAGGCCCTGCGCGGCTCGGTGGCCGTGCGCTCCACGCCGGGCGCGGGCACCACCTTCACGATGCGCCTCCCGCTCACGCTGGCCATCATCGACGGCTTCCTCGTCCGCGCTGGCGAGGAGACCTACGTGCTGCCGCTCGACACCGTCACCGAGTGTCTGGAGTTGCCCGAGAGCGCGAGCACCGGCGCCGAGCGCGGCATGCTGCACCTGCGCGACCGGGCCCTGCCCTACGTGCGCGCCCGAGACCTGTTCGGGGTGAGCGCGCCCCCGGCGCTCCGCGAGAACGTGGTGGTGCTCCAGCACGCGGGCGGCCAGCTCGGCCTCGCGGTGGATGCCCTGCTCGGCACGCAGCCCGTGGTGCTCAAGCCCTTGGGCGCCGTGTTCCAGGGGCTGCCTGGGCTCGCGGGCTCGTCCGTGCTGGGGGATGGGCGCGTGGCGCTCATCCTGGACATCCCTGGCCTGCTTCGACTCGCCCACCAGCGCAAGTCCGTCCCCGCCCCCCTTTCGTCTGACCTCCCCCCGGTGCCCCCCACATGAGCCAACTGTCCGTCCGCGGCAAGCTCGTCCTCGCCTCCATCGTCTCCGTCGTGCTCTTCGTGGGCATGTGGAGCGTGATGTACCTGATGGCCCACCTCACCCAGGAGAACCACGCCCACATCGCGGAGCAGCAGGCCAAGGCCCAGCAGCTCGGCGAGCTGGGCATCCAGCTCTTGCACCTGGATACGCCGGGCAATGACGTGCTCAGCAACTGGGACGTGGTGGGCGAGCGCGCCAACTTCGAGAACGAGAAGGACGCCTACGAGCAGAAGTCGCGCCAGTTGGAGGCCCTGCTCGCGGACGACGCGGGCGAGGCCAACACCTTCCAGAGCCTGCGCCCGGACATCCGCGCCGTCATCAGCCACGCCAACCGCGTGTTCGACGAGGCCGCCCAGCGCGTGGCCTTCGACAAGGAAGGCAAGGCCGCGGAGACGAACGCCGCCCAGGAGCGCGCCACGCAGAGCATGGCGATGATGGACCAGGCGTACAGCCGCGCCAACAAGACGCTCCAGGCGCTCCAGGCCACCCAGCGCGAGAAAATCACCCAGGTGATGCGCCAGACGCAGGAGATGAACAACAGCCTCGTGGGCTACGCCCTCGTCGCGCTGCTGGTGGCCGTGGCGCTCACCGCGCTCATCGGCGTGGCCACGGTGCGCTCCATCTCCACGCCGCTCATCCGCGCGGCGGCGGTGCTCACCGAGATTTCCCACGGCAACCTGGACCACCGCATCGAGGTGACGTCCCAGGACGAGGTGGGCGAGCTGCTGTCCGCCAGCAACGCGATGATCGCCTACCTCCAGGAGAAGGCCACCGCCGCGTCCGCCATCGCCCGAGGAGACTTGCGCGTGGAGACGGTGCCGCGCTCGGAGCGCGACGTGCTGGGCAAGGCCTTCGCGCAGATGCGCGAGAACCTGTCGCGCATCATCGGAGAGATTCGCACCGGCGCGGACAGCCTCGCCTCCGCCTCCGAGCAGATTTCCGCCACGTCCCAGAGCCTGTCCGAGGGCACCAGCGAGCAGGCGTCGTCCGTGGAGCAGACCACGTCCAGCCTGGACGAGATGACGGCCTCCATCAGCCAGAACGCGGAGAACAGCAAGCGCGTGGAGCAGATGTCCTCCAAGGGCGCGCGCGACGCCGAGGAGAGCGGGCGCGCGGTCCATGAGACGGTCTCCGCGATGACGGCCATCGCGGAGAAGGTCTCCATCATCGAGGAGATCGCCTACCAGACGAACCTCCTGGCCCTCAACGCGGCCATCGAGGCGGCGCGCGCCCGCGAGCACGGGCGAGGCTTCGCGGTGGTGGCCACCGAGGTGCGCAAGCTGGCGGAGCGCAGCCAGAGCGCGGCCAAGGAGATTGGCGAGCGCGCGTCGACGAGCGTGAAGATCGCCGAGCGCTCCGGCAACCTCCTGGGGGATTTGGTGCCGTCCATCCGCAGCACCGCGAACC includes these proteins:
- a CDS encoding chemotaxis protein CheA, yielding MEVDRHLLLSIFVVEADEQLGGIEEGLLELESNPDSPSTLKRLFRLIHTLKGTANSLGFVQLSEFAHVVESLMDRLRQRTLVVTPERVSLLLRAVDSLRALMPSTTGESGDVPPSVNAVLDLLATDIASAAEPAAEAEALGDDESPSPMEPARESTGELAAHTLRVDVRRLDRLLDLAGELTIARERLGRLLHKLEGAEAASLREASWEVDLVSQELQEQVMQLRMVPLAPTLRPYARTVRDVAASLGKRARLDVQAGDVELDTRLVEQLRAPLTHLIRNALDHGIERPEERLARGKEPCGQLVLRALHDAGATVLELSDDGAGLDRAAIEQRAREQRLASRPEQLDDAALSSLIFEPGFTTTQAVTEYSGRGVGLDVVRRTVEALRGSVAVRSTPGAGTTFTMRLPLTLAIIDGFLVRAGEETYVLPLDTVTECLELPESASTGAERGMLHLRDRALPYVRARDLFGVSAPPALRENVVVLQHAGGQLGLAVDALLGTQPVVLKPLGAVFQGLPGLAGSSVLGDGRVALILDIPGLLRLAHQRKSVPAPLSSDLPPVPPT
- a CDS encoding HAMP domain-containing protein, which encodes MAMMDQAYSRANKTLQALQATQREKITQVMRQTQEMNNSLVGYALVALLVAVALTALIGVATVRSISTPLIRAAAVLTEISHGNLDHRIEVTSQDEVGELLSASNAMIAYLQEKATAASAIARGDLRVETVPRSERDVLGKAFAQMRENLSRIIGEIRTGADSLASASEQISATSQSLSEGTSEQASSVEQTTSSLDEMTASISQNAENSKRVEQMSSKGARDAEESGRAVHETVSAMTAIAEKVSIIEEIAYQTNLLALNAAIEAARAREHGRGFAVVATEVRKLAERSQSAAKEIGERASTSVKIAERSGNLLGDLVPSIRSTANLVQEVAAASREQAVGVTQISQAMGRMDQVTQRSAAAAEELSSTAEEMAQQAQGLSEMVAFFQVSHDGPTGLPARHARIAPVAPRAPAPRRAAPARTPPPRLAPEVNTVVDASDEGFTPFDGGTR